One stretch of Pseudomonas fluorescens Q2-87 DNA includes these proteins:
- a CDS encoding sigma-54-dependent transcriptional regulator — protein sequence MAIKVLLVEDDRALREALADTLVLAGHDYAAVGSAEEALLAVGQEAFSLVVSDVNMPGMDGHQLLGLLRARQPQLPVLLMTAHGAVERAVDAMRQGAADYLVKPFEPKALLDLVARHALGSLADECEGPVAVEPASAQLLELAARVARSDSTVLISGESGTGKEVLARYIHQQSRRASEPFIAINCAAIPDNMLEATLFGHEKGSFTGAIAAQAGKFEQADGGTILLDEISEMPMGLQAKLLRVLQEREVERVGARKPISLDIRVVATTNRDLAAEVAAGRFREDLYYRLSVFPLAWRPLRERTADILPLAERLLNKHVNKMKHAAARFSAQAQACLIAYPWPGNVRELDNAIQRALILQQGGLIQPDDFCLAGPVACAPLPALALTPVSTFVPAMEEGEAAGALGEDLRRREFQMIIDTLRAERGRRKEAAERLGISPRTLRYKLAQMRDAGMDVEAYLFAS from the coding sequence ATGGCAATCAAGGTACTGCTGGTTGAGGATGACCGGGCCCTGCGCGAAGCGCTGGCCGACACGCTGGTGCTCGCCGGGCATGACTACGCCGCTGTCGGTTCGGCCGAAGAGGCATTGTTGGCTGTGGGTCAGGAAGCGTTCAGCCTGGTGGTCAGCGACGTCAACATGCCGGGCATGGACGGTCACCAGTTGCTCGGCCTGTTGCGTGCCCGTCAACCTCAATTGCCGGTATTGCTGATGACTGCCCACGGCGCTGTCGAGCGGGCGGTGGACGCCATGCGCCAGGGAGCGGCGGATTACCTGGTCAAGCCGTTCGAACCCAAGGCGCTGCTGGATCTGGTGGCTCGCCATGCTCTGGGTAGCCTCGCTGACGAGTGCGAAGGCCCGGTGGCTGTCGAGCCGGCCAGCGCGCAATTATTGGAGTTGGCCGCGCGAGTGGCGCGCAGCGATTCCACGGTTTTGATTTCCGGCGAGTCCGGCACCGGCAAGGAAGTGTTGGCGCGCTACATTCACCAACAGTCCCGGCGTGCCAGTGAGCCGTTTATCGCGATCAACTGTGCAGCCATTCCCGACAACATGCTCGAGGCGACGCTGTTCGGTCACGAAAAGGGTTCGTTCACCGGCGCCATTGCCGCCCAGGCCGGCAAGTTCGAACAGGCCGACGGTGGCACGATTCTGCTCGACGAAATTTCCGAAATGCCGATGGGCCTGCAAGCCAAGTTGCTGCGGGTCCTGCAGGAGCGGGAAGTGGAGCGGGTCGGTGCGCGCAAGCCCATCAGCCTGGACATTCGCGTGGTGGCGACCACCAACCGCGACCTGGCCGCTGAAGTGGCGGCAGGACGTTTTCGCGAAGACCTTTATTATCGCCTGTCGGTATTCCCGTTGGCCTGGCGTCCGTTGCGCGAGCGCACCGCCGATATCCTGCCGCTGGCCGAGCGCCTGCTGAACAAGCACGTCAATAAAATGAAGCATGCGGCCGCCAGGTTTTCGGCGCAGGCCCAGGCTTGCCTGATCGCCTATCCATGGCCGGGCAATGTACGAGAGTTGGACAACGCTATCCAGCGGGCGCTGATTCTGCAGCAGGGCGGTTTGATTCAGCCGGATGATTTCTGCCTGGCCGGGCCGGTGGCCTGTGCGCCGTTGCCTGCATTGGCGTTGACGCCAGTGTCGACCTTTGTGCCTGCGATGGAGGAGGGCGAAGCCGCCGGGGCCCTGGGCGAGGACCTGCGTCGCCGGGAATTCCAGATGATCATCGACACCCTGCGCGCCGAGCGCGGTCGTCGCAAGGAGGCGGCTGAACGTCTCGGCATCAGCCCCCGCACGCTGCGCTATAAATTGGCGCAAATGCGCGACGCGGGCATGGACGTCGAGGCCTATCTGTTCGCCAGCTGA
- a CDS encoding sensor histidine kinase translates to MTQVAQMSPVPEPGHMPSAEQASRLGLEQAFSLFNQMSSQLTDSYSLLEARVTELKGELAVVSAQRMQELAEKERLANRLQNLLDLLPGGVIVIDAHGRVREANPAACELLGLPLEGELWRHVIARCFAPREDDGHEVSLKDGRRLSISTRSLDAEPGQLVLLNDLTETRHLQDQLARHERLSSLGRMVASLAHQIRTPLSAALLYASHLTEQQLPMETQQRFAGRLKERLHELEHQVRDMLVFARGELPLTDRVTPKALLQSLQAAALTHVQDLPIRWQCDSHAGEVLCNRDTLVGAVLNLIENAIQASAADVRLKVHLYTRGNTLRLCVSDSGSGIEPVVLERLGEPFFTTKTTGTGLGLTVVKAVARAHQGELQLRSRLGRGTCAMVLLPLFSNVPGVE, encoded by the coding sequence ATGACCCAAGTCGCCCAGATGTCTCCTGTCCCCGAGCCGGGGCACATGCCGTCCGCCGAGCAGGCAAGCCGGCTTGGGCTTGAGCAAGCGTTTTCGCTGTTCAATCAGATGTCCAGCCAGTTGACCGATTCCTACAGCCTGCTGGAAGCCCGGGTCACCGAGCTCAAGGGTGAGCTGGCGGTGGTCAGTGCCCAGCGCATGCAGGAACTGGCGGAAAAGGAACGTCTGGCCAATCGTCTGCAAAATCTCCTCGATCTGTTGCCCGGTGGCGTTATCGTCATCGACGCCCACGGCCGCGTGCGTGAAGCCAACCCGGCGGCGTGCGAGCTGCTCGGCCTGCCGCTGGAGGGGGAGCTGTGGCGACATGTCATTGCGCGCTGTTTCGCTCCTCGTGAAGACGATGGTCACGAAGTGTCCCTGAAGGATGGCCGACGCTTGTCGATCTCGACGCGTTCGCTGGATGCCGAGCCTGGTCAGTTGGTGCTGCTCAATGATTTGACTGAAACCCGTCACCTGCAAGACCAATTGGCCCGCCACGAACGCCTGTCTTCGTTGGGGCGAATGGTCGCGTCGCTGGCTCACCAGATTCGTACACCGCTTTCCGCCGCGCTGCTCTACGCCAGTCATCTGACCGAACAGCAATTGCCCATGGAAACCCAGCAACGGTTTGCCGGACGCTTGAAAGAGCGCCTGCACGAGCTGGAGCACCAGGTGCGCGACATGCTGGTTTTCGCCCGTGGTGAGCTGCCGTTGACGGACCGCGTCACGCCCAAGGCCTTACTGCAATCGCTACAGGCCGCAGCGTTGACTCATGTGCAGGATCTACCGATCCGCTGGCAATGCGACAGCCATGCCGGTGAAGTCTTGTGTAACCGCGACACCTTGGTGGGCGCGGTATTGAATCTCATTGAAAACGCGATCCAGGCCAGCGCCGCTGATGTTCGCCTCAAGGTGCACTTATACACGCGCGGCAATACCCTGCGCCTGTGTGTCAGCGACAGCGGCAGCGGTATCGAGCCGGTCGTGCTGGAGCGCCTGGGCGAGCCATTCTTTACCACCAAGACCACCGGAACCGGCCTGGGCCTGACCGTGGTCAAGGCCGTGGCCCGGGCTCATCAGGGAGAATTGCAGCTGCGTTCACGGCTGGGGCGCGGCACCTGTGCGATGGTGCTTTTGCCGTTGTTTTCCAATGTGCCAGGGGTGGAGTGA
- a CDS encoding sigma-54 dependent transcriptional regulator, which produces MWRETKILLIDDDSVRRRDLAVILNFLGEENLPCGSHDWQQAVGSLSSSREVICVLIGTVNAPATLLGLLKTLSTWDEFLPVLLMGENSSLDLPEDQRRRVLSTLEMPPSYSKLLDSLHRAQVYREMYDQARERGRHREPNLFRSLVGTSRAIQHVRQMMQQVADTDASVLILGESGTGKEVVARNLHYHSKRREAPFVPVNCGAIPAELLESELFGHEKGAFTGAITSRAGRFELANGGTLFLDEIGDMPLPMQVKLLRVLQERTFERVGSNKTQSVDVRIIAATHKNLESMIEVGSFREDLYYRLNVFPIEMAPLRERVEDIPLLMNELISRMEHEKRGSIRFNSAAIMSLCRHGWPGNVRELANLVERMAIMHPYGVIGVNELPKKFRYVDDEDEQMVDSLRSDLEERVAINGHTPDFTTNALLPPEGLDLKDYLGGLEQGLIQQALDDANGIVARAAERLRIRRTTLVEKMRKYGMSRREGDEQADD; this is translated from the coding sequence ATGTGGCGTGAAACCAAAATTCTCCTGATCGATGACGATAGCGTCCGCCGCCGCGACCTGGCGGTGATCCTTAATTTTCTTGGCGAAGAAAATTTACCCTGCGGAAGCCATGATTGGCAGCAGGCTGTCGGCTCTTTGTCATCCAGTCGCGAAGTCATTTGTGTCCTTATCGGGACCGTAAATGCTCCCGCTACACTTTTGGGCTTGCTAAAGACACTCTCCACCTGGGATGAGTTCCTTCCGGTTTTGTTAATGGGCGAAAATTCTTCCCTTGACTTGCCTGAGGACCAACGCCGGCGGGTTCTTTCGACGCTTGAAATGCCGCCGAGCTACAGCAAGCTGCTCGATTCGTTGCATCGCGCCCAGGTTTATCGCGAGATGTACGACCAGGCTCGCGAGCGCGGCAGGCACCGCGAACCCAACCTGTTCCGCAGCCTCGTCGGCACCAGCCGGGCGATCCAGCACGTGCGCCAGATGATGCAGCAGGTCGCCGACACCGACGCCAGCGTGTTGATCCTTGGCGAGTCGGGCACCGGCAAGGAAGTGGTTGCGCGCAACCTGCATTACCACTCCAAGCGTCGCGAAGCGCCATTCGTGCCGGTCAACTGTGGCGCGATTCCGGCCGAGTTGCTGGAGAGCGAGCTGTTCGGTCATGAGAAGGGCGCGTTTACCGGCGCGATTACCAGCCGTGCCGGGCGTTTCGAACTGGCCAACGGCGGCACGCTGTTTCTCGATGAAATCGGCGACATGCCCCTGCCGATGCAGGTCAAGCTGCTGCGGGTCCTCCAGGAGCGCACCTTCGAACGTGTGGGCAGCAACAAGACCCAGAGCGTCGACGTGCGAATCATTGCCGCGACCCACAAGAACCTCGAGAGCATGATCGAGGTCGGCAGTTTCCGCGAAGATCTCTATTACCGCCTCAATGTATTCCCGATCGAAATGGCGCCGCTGCGTGAGCGGGTCGAAGACATCCCGTTGTTGATGAACGAGCTGATTTCGCGCATGGAGCATGAAAAGCGCGGTTCGATCCGCTTCAACTCGGCGGCCATTATGTCCCTGTGCCGTCATGGCTGGCCGGGCAACGTCCGCGAGTTGGCTAACCTGGTGGAGCGCATGGCGATCATGCACCCGTACGGGGTGATCGGCGTGAACGAGCTGCCGAAGAAATTCCGCTACGTCGACGACGAAGACGAGCAGATGGTCGACAGCCTGCGCAGCGACTTGGAAGAGCGCGTCGCCATCAACGGCCACACGCCGGATTTCACCACCAATGCCTTGCTGCCGCCCGAGGGGCTGGACCTCAAGGATTACCTGGGAGGCCTGGAGCAAGGGCTGATCCAGCAGGCGCTGGACGATGCCAACGGTATCGTCGCCCGTGCAGCGGAACGCCTGCGCATCCGTCGTACCACCCTGGTGGAGAAGATGCGCAAGTACGGCATGAGCCGTCGCGAAGGAGATGAACAGGCGGATGATTGA
- the fliS gene encoding flagellar export chaperone FliS has translation MNPMRALRQYQKVNSHAQISEANPHRLVQMLMEGGLDRMAQAKGALERGDIALKGLMLGKAVDIIIGLRDGLNPEKTEDPASLQQLDNLYAYMMTRLMEANRNNDVAIIDEVSGLLETLKSGWDAIADHATVNQ, from the coding sequence ATGAACCCCATGAGAGCCCTTCGCCAGTACCAGAAGGTCAATTCCCATGCTCAGATCTCTGAAGCCAATCCCCATCGCCTGGTGCAAATGCTGATGGAGGGCGGCCTCGATCGCATGGCCCAGGCCAAGGGCGCCTTGGAGCGGGGTGACATTGCACTCAAGGGGTTGATGCTGGGTAAGGCCGTCGACATCATCATCGGCCTGCGAGATGGCTTGAACCCGGAAAAGACCGAGGATCCGGCCTCCCTCCAGCAGCTCGACAACTTGTACGCCTACATGATGACGCGCCTGATGGAAGCCAACCGTAATAACGATGTGGCAATCATCGATGAAGTCTCGGGTTTACTTGAGACGCTAAAAAGTGGTTGGGATGCAATCGCCGATCACGCGACAGTCAATCAATAG
- the fliD gene encoding flagellar filament capping protein FliD, with protein sequence MAGATISGPGSNIDTQAIVASLVAAERAPKQTQINTQTLKATTSLSSLGKIQAALDAFRGALDNMKTASSFSGLSGSSSDEKVATVTTGNGAAAGSFALTVTQLATASKISTKVFAGGASSVVNAGTGPTSLNIKQGSNTFTVSVPAGATLQQVRDSINSQYTNQGLSANIVTDANGSRMVLTSTTTGVGSDLTVTGDSGLETGVTVLAPPQNALYTLDGLSMESKTNTIADAVSGVTIKLIGASVVPASGTATPTNITVAASGANLKSSVKGFVDSYNALIKAANAETQVTTAADGKVTSGALTGDASLRALLSAVRTELNSMAGTGQLKALSQFGVQTDQKTGTLSINDKLFDAAALTNAADINGIFSGDNGLLARMKTATDSFALSKTGVFAARSASLSDSLTALKKQQDNLDERMVSLQASLSAKYTAMDSLVARLRAQGDSVMATLNAINKASSSDN encoded by the coding sequence ATGGCGGGTGCAACGATAAGTGGGCCTGGTTCGAACATCGATACCCAGGCGATCGTGGCGTCTCTGGTAGCTGCCGAGAGGGCACCGAAGCAGACGCAGATCAACACCCAGACGTTGAAGGCGACTACCTCACTGTCGTCGCTCGGCAAAATCCAGGCTGCGCTGGATGCTTTTCGTGGCGCGTTGGACAACATGAAAACCGCGTCGAGCTTCAGTGGCCTCAGCGGTTCGTCCTCCGACGAAAAAGTCGCGACCGTGACCACAGGTAATGGCGCGGCGGCCGGAAGTTTCGCCTTGACGGTCACCCAACTGGCGACGGCATCGAAGATCTCGACGAAGGTCTTTGCGGGTGGTGCTTCCTCAGTGGTCAATGCCGGTACTGGGCCGACCTCGCTGAATATCAAGCAAGGCTCCAACACGTTCACCGTTAGCGTCCCTGCCGGCGCGACCTTGCAACAGGTCCGCGATTCGATCAACTCCCAGTACACCAACCAAGGCTTGAGCGCCAACATCGTGACCGATGCCAATGGTTCGCGAATGGTGTTGACGTCGACGACCACCGGGGTCGGTTCGGACCTGACCGTGACGGGAGATTCGGGGCTGGAAACCGGCGTTACAGTGCTGGCTCCGCCACAGAATGCCCTGTACACGCTCGATGGGCTGTCGATGGAGTCCAAGACCAATACCATTGCTGACGCCGTCAGTGGCGTTACCATCAAGCTGATCGGTGCTTCCGTGGTGCCTGCCAGCGGGACCGCAACGCCAACCAACATCACGGTGGCGGCCAGCGGTGCGAATCTGAAGTCGTCGGTCAAGGGGTTCGTTGATAGCTACAACGCGTTGATCAAGGCCGCTAATGCCGAGACGCAGGTCACGACTGCGGCCGATGGTAAGGTGACATCTGGCGCACTGACTGGCGATGCTTCCTTGCGGGCGTTGCTGTCGGCGGTGCGTACCGAGCTGAACTCAATGGCGGGCACCGGCCAGCTGAAGGCGCTCTCCCAGTTCGGCGTCCAGACTGACCAGAAAACCGGCACGCTGTCGATCAATGACAAGCTGTTCGATGCCGCTGCATTGACCAATGCGGCCGACATCAATGGCATTTTCTCCGGTGACAACGGCTTGCTGGCGCGAATGAAGACCGCCACAGATAGCTTCGCCTTAAGCAAAACCGGTGTTTTTGCCGCGCGCTCGGCAAGCCTCAGCGATAGCCTGACAGCATTGAAGAAGCAGCAGGATAACCTTGATGAGCGCATGGTCAGCCTGCAAGCGAGTCTCTCCGCCAAATATACAGCGATGGATTCCCTGGTTGCCCGGCTGCGAGCACAGGGTGACAGCGTCATGGCCACACTCAACGCCATCAACAAAGCGTCATCGTCAGATAACTGA
- a CDS encoding flagellar protein FlaG — translation MDMSVKLNLSYPPVAPQSAAPIVVGKPDQPKVEAVAPSDAKPKREDLEKAVTDIQEFVQAAQRKLDFSIDDSSGRVVVKVIATETGDVIRQIPSETALKLAQSLSDASHLLFDDKA, via the coding sequence ATGGACATGAGCGTAAAGTTGAACCTGTCTTATCCGCCCGTTGCCCCCCAGAGTGCAGCGCCGATTGTTGTCGGCAAACCGGACCAGCCGAAGGTTGAGGCCGTTGCGCCATCAGATGCCAAGCCCAAGCGCGAGGATCTGGAAAAGGCCGTGACCGATATTCAGGAGTTCGTCCAGGCTGCCCAGCGCAAGCTGGATTTCTCCATTGATGATTCTTCCGGCCGGGTCGTGGTCAAGGTGATCGCCACCGAAACCGGCGATGTGATTCGCCAGATCCCATCGGAAACCGCGCTGAAACTGGCGCAAAGCCTATCGGACGCCAGTCACTTGTTGTTTGATGACAAGGCCTGA
- a CDS encoding flagellin, with amino-acid sequence MALTVNTNIASLTVQNNLNKASAAQQTSMQRLSSGLRINSAKDDAAGLQISNRLTSQINGLGTAIKNAGDGISIAQTAEGAMQESTNILQKMRTLALASANGSPSADDRKSNNSEYAALTAELSRIATTTTFGGRKILDGSFGTTAFQVGANANETINMSLGDVSANNIGSQQLKSVAIAPSATGVAAGAIAITGGGQTANINVAAGQSAKATAAQLNGAIGGLAATASTEVKFGVNTAAITGAVPGTANFSIQVGSGTAVNLVGVTDTAGLADQLKSNAAKLGISVNFNATTNNLEIKSDTGENITFNSADLSAAAGITVAAKDGSGNYGAAVAATAGALQVTGAVSLNSTNSYSMNGAGATGLFVAAGTTVSSTKTVVSNTDVTTAANAQNAVDVITQAIANIDSQRADLGAVQNRFDSTVANLRSISDNSTAARGVVQDVDFASETAQLTKQQTLQQASTAILSQANQLPSAVLKLLQ; translated from the coding sequence ATGGCTTTAACAGTAAACACCAACATTGCATCGTTGACCGTTCAGAACAACCTGAACAAGGCTTCCGCCGCTCAGCAAACTTCGATGCAACGCCTGTCTTCCGGTCTGCGTATCAACAGCGCAAAAGACGACGCAGCTGGCCTGCAGATCTCCAACCGTCTGACCAGCCAGATCAACGGCCTGGGCACTGCGATCAAGAACGCCGGTGACGGTATCTCCATCGCACAGACTGCTGAAGGTGCGATGCAAGAATCCACCAACATCCTGCAGAAAATGCGTACCCTGGCTCTGGCTTCCGCGAACGGCTCGCCAAGCGCCGATGACCGTAAGTCGAACAACTCCGAATACGCCGCTCTGACCGCTGAGCTGAGCCGTATCGCTACCACCACTACCTTCGGTGGTCGCAAGATCCTCGACGGTTCGTTCGGTACCACCGCTTTCCAAGTGGGCGCCAACGCTAACGAAACCATCAACATGAGCCTGGGCGACGTGTCGGCCAACAACATCGGCTCCCAGCAGTTGAAAAGCGTTGCCATCGCGCCAAGCGCTACCGGTGTTGCCGCTGGTGCGATCGCCATCACTGGTGGTGGCCAGACCGCTAACATCAACGTAGCTGCCGGTCAGTCGGCCAAGGCTACCGCTGCGCAACTGAACGGCGCTATCGGCGGCCTGGCGGCTACCGCCAGCACCGAAGTCAAGTTCGGCGTGAACACCGCAGCCATCACTGGCGCTGTTCCAGGCACTGCAAACTTCAGCATCCAGGTAGGTTCGGGTACTGCGGTCAACCTCGTCGGCGTAACCGACACCGCCGGCCTGGCTGACCAACTGAAGTCCAACGCCGCTAAACTGGGCATCAGCGTTAACTTCAACGCCACCACCAACAACCTGGAAATCAAGTCCGACACCGGTGAGAACATCACCTTCAACTCGGCTGACCTCAGTGCCGCTGCTGGTATCACTGTTGCTGCCAAAGACGGCTCTGGTAACTACGGCGCAGCTGTTGCCGCTACCGCTGGTGCTCTGCAAGTGACTGGTGCTGTTTCCCTGAACTCCACCAACAGCTACTCGATGAACGGCGCTGGTGCTACCGGTCTGTTCGTAGCCGCCGGTACTACCGTCAGCTCGACCAAAACCGTAGTCAGCAACACCGACGTGACCACTGCTGCCAACGCGCAGAACGCTGTAGATGTGATCACCCAGGCCATTGCCAACATCGACTCCCAGCGTGCTGACCTCGGTGCTGTACAAAACCGTTTCGACAGCACCGTAGCTAACCTGCGCAGCATCTCGGACAACTCCACCGCTGCTCGTGGTGTGGTCCAGGACGTCGACTTCGCGTCGGAAACTGCTCAGCTGACCAAGCAACAAACCCTGCAACAGGCTTCCACTGCGATCCTGTCTCAGGCTAACCAGCTGCCATCCGCTGTACTGAAGCTGCTTCAGTAA
- a CDS encoding ketoacyl-ACP synthase III has product MIGIKNIASYVPAAGVDNYAQGAKFDKDETFILGKIGSAFLPRKGAEQETSDLCVEAVNALFAASPELKRESIDCLIVVTQNGDEEGLPHTAAIVQDKLGLPTHVAAFDISLGCSGYVYGIYALKGFMEATGLKNGLLVTADPYSKIVDPEDRNTTMLFGDAATATWMGESAVWQLGKSKFGTDGSGAPHLKVSDGVFFMNGRQVFNFALIKVPAHLHELLDESNLQAGDIDAFCIHQGSAAIVDAVARRFDESGSAQFVKDMLETGNTVSSSIPLLLQNHMFDSKWTRVAISGFGVGLSWGSAILYRG; this is encoded by the coding sequence ATGATTGGCATAAAAAATATAGCGAGTTACGTGCCGGCGGCCGGGGTTGATAACTACGCCCAAGGTGCAAAGTTCGACAAGGACGAAACCTTCATCCTTGGCAAGATTGGCTCGGCATTTCTGCCGCGCAAGGGCGCTGAGCAGGAAACTTCCGATCTGTGTGTCGAAGCAGTCAACGCACTGTTTGCCGCCAGCCCTGAACTCAAGCGTGAGTCCATCGATTGCCTGATCGTGGTCACCCAAAACGGTGATGAGGAAGGCTTGCCGCACACGGCCGCAATCGTTCAGGACAAGCTGGGCCTGCCAACTCATGTCGCCGCCTTTGACATTTCCCTGGGTTGTTCCGGGTACGTCTATGGCATCTATGCGCTCAAGGGCTTCATGGAGGCGACAGGGCTGAAGAATGGCCTGCTGGTGACCGCCGACCCGTATTCCAAGATCGTCGATCCGGAAGACCGTAACACCACCATGCTGTTCGGCGATGCCGCCACCGCGACCTGGATGGGTGAAAGCGCTGTCTGGCAACTGGGCAAGTCGAAGTTCGGTACCGATGGTTCCGGCGCTCCGCATCTCAAGGTCAGCGATGGTGTGTTCTTCATGAACGGCCGCCAGGTTTTCAACTTCGCCTTGATCAAAGTCCCGGCGCATTTGCATGAATTGCTGGACGAATCCAACTTGCAGGCCGGCGATATCGATGCCTTCTGTATCCACCAGGGCAGCGCAGCCATCGTTGACGCCGTGGCGCGTCGTTTCGATGAGAGTGGTTCGGCCCAGTTCGTCAAGGACATGCTCGAGACCGGCAACACGGTGTCATCGAGCATTCCGCTGTTGCTGCAGAATCACATGTTCGATTCCAAATGGACCCGCGTGGCCATCAGCGGCTTCGGTGTAGGGCTGTCGTGGGGCTCGGCGATTCTCTATCGCGGCTGA